One genomic segment of Streptomyces sp. NBC_00239 includes these proteins:
- a CDS encoding ketosynthase chain-length factor, which yields MSSGTDRRTVVTGLGVVAPNGIGAEVFWKATVEGIAVLDRVTREGCEHLPLRVAGEVRDFDPAELIEERYLVQTDRFTHYAMVAADLAMDDARLGRADYEDSPYAVGVVTAAGSGGGEFGQRELQRLWGQGPRFVGPYQSIAWFYAASTGQISIRAGLKGPCGVVASDEAGGLDAFAHAARAVRLGTDAVVVGAAEAPLAPYSMVCQLGYEDLSTSGDPDRAYRPFTSEACGFVPAEGGAVLVVEEEGAARRRGASVRATVAGHAATFTGPARWERSREGLAHAIRGALREADCAPEDVDVVFADAMGTPEADRAEALALTDALGDHGRRVPVTAPKSGIGRAYCGAPVLDAATAVLAMEHGLIPPTPNVFDVCHDIDLVTGRARPADVRTALVLSRGLMGSNSALVLRRATDHPS from the coding sequence ATGAGTTCCGGCACGGACCGGCGGACGGTGGTCACCGGCCTGGGCGTCGTAGCCCCCAACGGCATCGGCGCCGAGGTCTTCTGGAAGGCGACGGTGGAAGGCATCGCCGTCCTCGACCGGGTGACGCGCGAGGGGTGCGAGCACCTGCCCCTCCGGGTGGCGGGCGAAGTGCGCGACTTCGACCCCGCGGAACTGATCGAAGAGCGCTACCTCGTCCAGACCGACCGGTTCACGCACTACGCGATGGTCGCCGCCGACCTCGCCATGGACGACGCCCGGCTCGGCCGCGCCGACTACGAGGACTCCCCCTACGCGGTGGGCGTCGTCACGGCGGCCGGTTCCGGTGGAGGCGAATTCGGCCAGCGCGAGCTCCAGCGGCTGTGGGGGCAGGGCCCCCGCTTCGTCGGGCCGTACCAGTCGATCGCCTGGTTCTACGCGGCGAGCACCGGCCAGATCTCCATCCGCGCCGGGCTCAAGGGCCCCTGCGGGGTCGTCGCCAGCGACGAGGCCGGCGGCCTGGACGCCTTCGCCCACGCCGCCCGGGCCGTCCGGCTGGGCACCGATGCGGTCGTGGTCGGTGCCGCGGAGGCTCCGCTCGCGCCCTACTCGATGGTCTGCCAGCTGGGATACGAGGATCTGAGCACGAGCGGGGACCCGGACCGGGCCTACCGCCCGTTCACCTCCGAGGCCTGTGGTTTCGTGCCCGCCGAAGGGGGTGCCGTCCTGGTCGTCGAGGAAGAGGGAGCGGCTCGCCGCCGCGGGGCATCCGTCCGTGCGACGGTCGCGGGTCACGCCGCGACCTTCACCGGGCCCGCACGCTGGGAGCGGTCGCGGGAAGGCCTGGCCCACGCGATCCGCGGCGCCCTGCGGGAGGCCGACTGCGCACCCGAGGACGTCGACGTGGTCTTCGCCGACGCCATGGGGACGCCGGAGGCCGACCGCGCCGAGGCACTGGCCCTCACCGACGCGCTCGGCGACCACGGCCGGCGGGTGCCGGTGACGGCCCCGAAGTCAGGCATCGGAAGGGCGTACTGCGGTGCGCCCGTGTTGGACGCGGCCACCGCGGTACTGGCCATGGAACACGGCCTGATCCCCCCCACGCCGAACGTCTTCGACGTCTGTCACGACATCGACCTCGTGACCGGACGGGCGCGTCCCGCCGACGTCCGGACGGCCCTGGTGCTGAGTCGCGGGCTGATGGGCTCGAACTCGGCGCTGGTACTGCGGCGCGCCACCGACCACCCCTCGTGA
- a CDS encoding acyl carrier protein yields MTDHLSIEELATLMKSGAGVTVDAVDMASRPDTPFDEWGLDSLGLLGIVGELENRSGRPLPTDADKCKTPREFLDLVNATLKTGV; encoded by the coding sequence ATGACCGATCACCTGAGCATCGAAGAGCTGGCCACCCTGATGAAGTCGGGAGCCGGCGTCACGGTCGACGCCGTCGACATGGCGAGCCGCCCCGACACCCCGTTCGACGAGTGGGGCCTGGACTCGCTGGGACTGCTCGGCATCGTGGGCGAGCTGGAGAACCGCAGCGGCCGGCCGCTGCCGACCGACGCGGACAAGTGCAAGACGCCGAGGGAGTTCCTCGACCTCGTCAACGCCACCCTGAAGACTGGAGTCTGA
- a CDS encoding SRPBCC family protein — MPGHTENEIVIAAPLDLVWDVTNDIENWPRLFSEYASVEVLEREGNRTAFRLTMHPDENGKVWSWVSERVTDRKALTVRARRIEPGPFQHMDILWEYSEVPGGVLMHWTQDFAMRPDAPVDDDWMTANINRNSRVQMELIRDRIEQRDPERRTASVTAT, encoded by the coding sequence GTGCCCGGACACACCGAGAACGAGATCGTCATCGCCGCCCCCCTGGACCTCGTCTGGGACGTCACCAACGACATCGAGAACTGGCCGCGGCTGTTCAGCGAGTACGCGTCGGTCGAGGTCCTCGAACGGGAGGGCAACCGGACGGCGTTCCGCCTCACCATGCACCCCGACGAGAACGGCAAGGTCTGGAGCTGGGTCTCGGAGCGGGTCACCGACCGCAAGGCGCTCACGGTCCGCGCCCGCCGCATCGAACCCGGCCCGTTCCAGCACATGGACATCCTGTGGGAGTACTCCGAGGTGCCGGGCGGCGTCCTGATGCACTGGACGCAGGACTTCGCGATGCGGCCCGACGCGCCGGTCGACGACGACTGGATGACCGCGAACATCAACCGCAACTCGCGCGTCCAGATGGAACTCATCCGGGACCGGATCGAGCAGCGCGACCCGGAGCGCCGAACGGCCTCGGTCACGGCCACCTGA
- a CDS encoding TcmI family type II polyketide cyclase, with protein sequence MHQALIVARMAPDSAPHIAELFAASDSGELPGLVGVTRRTLFQFGDVYLHLIEGDRPPGPAIAKVKDHESFQDISRRLTSFVSPYDPETWRDPKDAMAHAFYRWQRDATP encoded by the coding sequence ATGCACCAAGCTCTGATCGTCGCCCGCATGGCACCGGACTCGGCGCCGCACATCGCGGAGCTGTTCGCCGCCTCGGACTCCGGCGAACTGCCCGGCCTGGTGGGAGTCACCAGGCGCACGCTGTTCCAGTTCGGTGACGTCTACCTGCACCTGATCGAGGGCGACCGGCCCCCCGGCCCCGCGATCGCGAAGGTGAAGGATCACGAGTCGTTCCAGGACATCAGCCGCCGGCTCACGTCGTTCGTCAGTCCGTACGACCCCGAGACCTGGCGCGACCCGAAGGACGCGATGGCCCACGCCTTCTACCGGTGGCAGCGCGACGCGACCCCCTGA
- a CDS encoding methyltransferase, translating into MTTVSPTPTPVPAPQHTPLPAMRLRELVFGAACAAAVRAAARLGVADALGETPATAAELATALTCEPKPLHRLMRALSCYGVFAETQDGKFVHTEMSRLLREDDPHSLRYITLWCTEPWTWQAWPKLDDAVRSGGSVFHDLFGKGFFDYLHQDAHESAHVFNQAMTTSSVQSALDVAGLLDLTGVSVVADIGGGQGHVLASLLEKHPTVRGVLLDLPGVVERADPRLREGGSLAPRAEILPGDCRDGIPVEADLYIIKNILEWDDDSTRRTLRNVIEAARPGARVVVIENLVDDTPSMKFTTAMDLLLLLNVGGAKHTKQSLVDRMAEAGLVVGEVRPVNPYLHAFESTVPA; encoded by the coding sequence ATGACCACGGTAAGTCCCACCCCCACCCCGGTCCCCGCCCCCCAGCACACCCCCCTGCCGGCCATGCGGCTGCGCGAGCTCGTCTTCGGAGCCGCCTGCGCCGCGGCGGTACGGGCCGCGGCCCGCCTCGGCGTCGCGGACGCGCTCGGCGAGACGCCCGCCACCGCCGCCGAACTCGCCACGGCGCTGACCTGCGAGCCCAAACCCCTGCACCGGCTGATGCGCGCCCTGTCCTGCTACGGCGTCTTCGCGGAGACGCAGGACGGGAAGTTCGTCCACACCGAGATGTCCCGGCTGCTGCGCGAGGACGACCCGCACAGCCTGCGCTACATCACCCTGTGGTGCACGGAGCCCTGGACCTGGCAGGCCTGGCCGAAGCTCGACGACGCGGTGCGCTCCGGCGGGAGCGTGTTCCACGACCTCTTCGGCAAGGGCTTCTTCGACTACCTCCACCAGGACGCGCACGAGTCGGCCCACGTCTTCAACCAGGCCATGACCACCTCCAGCGTGCAGTCGGCCCTCGACGTCGCCGGGCTCCTCGACCTCACCGGGGTGTCCGTGGTCGCGGACATCGGCGGCGGCCAGGGGCACGTACTGGCGAGCCTGCTGGAGAAACACCCGACGGTACGGGGCGTGCTGCTCGACCTGCCCGGCGTGGTGGAGCGGGCGGATCCGCGGCTGCGGGAGGGCGGATCGCTCGCGCCGCGTGCCGAGATCCTCCCCGGCGACTGCCGCGACGGCATCCCGGTCGAGGCCGATCTCTACATCATCAAGAACATCCTGGAGTGGGACGACGACAGCACCCGCAGGACCCTGCGGAACGTCATCGAGGCGGCCCGCCCCGGCGCCCGGGTCGTCGTCATCGAGAACCTCGTCGACGACACCCCGTCGATGAAGTTCACCACCGCCATGGACCTGTTGCTGCTGCTCAACGTCGGCGGCGCGAAGCACACCAAGCAGAGCCTGGTCGACCGGATGGCCGAGGCCGGGCTGGTCGTGGGCGAGGTCCGGCCGGTCAACCCGTACCTGCACGCGTTCGAGTCCACCGTGCCCGCATAA
- a CDS encoding right-handed parallel beta-helix repeat-containing protein — protein MTKRQLMCLACTAVVVAAGTGAAAPSPARARHTVRPGHSIQAAVDAARPGDIIIVLPGTYYENVLITKRLSLRGQGTKTVIRPPATAAAPGTPVAPAAPAASGTPAASGTPAASGRAIACSQADSGICVMGTAEHPLVGVDIRSLKVSGFKRNGIWASYTDRLSVQRVTAAKNGVWGIAQERSTRGLFSDNVARDNVESGLFIANTVDREGGATDTRGTVVRKNTLTGNRIGVTVRRVRNLAVHTNDVTGNCGGIFVVGDEGEPGAGDMTIRDNRIHKNNKFCKGNSRLPDIQGVGIVLTGAEETLVRRNSIRDNVGSSPLSGGILLFKSFVGATNTDNVIQDNVVRDNKPADLANQGTGTGNQFVDNRCDTSVPAGMC, from the coding sequence ATGACGAAACGCCAGCTTATGTGCCTCGCCTGCACGGCAGTCGTCGTGGCCGCGGGCACCGGTGCAGCCGCGCCGTCCCCCGCTCGGGCCCGACACACGGTGCGCCCCGGGCACTCGATCCAGGCCGCGGTGGACGCCGCCAGGCCGGGCGACATCATCATCGTGCTGCCCGGCACCTACTACGAGAACGTGCTGATCACCAAGAGACTGAGCCTGCGGGGCCAGGGCACCAAGACGGTGATCAGGCCTCCGGCCACGGCTGCCGCGCCGGGCACCCCGGTCGCGCCCGCGGCCCCGGCCGCCTCCGGGACGCCGGCCGCCTCCGGGACGCCGGCCGCCTCCGGACGGGCGATCGCCTGCTCGCAGGCCGACAGCGGCATCTGCGTCATGGGAACGGCCGAGCATCCCCTCGTCGGCGTGGACATCCGGTCGCTGAAGGTCTCGGGCTTCAAGCGCAACGGCATCTGGGCCTCCTACACCGACCGGCTCAGCGTCCAGCGGGTGACCGCCGCGAAGAACGGCGTCTGGGGCATCGCCCAGGAGAGGTCCACCCGCGGCCTCTTCAGTGACAACGTCGCCCGCGACAACGTCGAGTCGGGCCTGTTCATCGCCAACACCGTCGACCGTGAGGGCGGCGCCACCGACACCCGGGGCACAGTGGTCCGGAAGAACACGCTGACGGGCAACCGGATCGGAGTCACCGTCCGGCGGGTCAGGAACCTCGCGGTGCACACCAACGACGTCACCGGCAACTGCGGCGGCATCTTCGTCGTCGGGGACGAGGGCGAGCCCGGCGCCGGAGACATGACCATCCGCGACAACCGGATCCACAAGAACAACAAGTTCTGCAAGGGCAACAGCCGTCTCCCCGACATCCAGGGCGTCGGCATCGTCCTCACCGGCGCGGAGGAGACGCTCGTGCGGCGGAACTCCATCCGCGACAACGTCGGCTCCTCCCCGCTGTCGGGCGGAATCCTGCTGTTCAAGAGCTTCGTGGGCGCGACGAACACCGACAACGTCATCCAGGACAACGTGGTGAGGGACAACAAGCCGGCGGACCTCGCCAACCAGGGGACCGGAACCGGCAACCAGTTCGTCGACAACCGGTGCGATACCTCCGTACCGGCCGGGATGTGCTGA
- a CDS encoding SH3 domain-containing protein — MGEGQPQMATEAIATRYPVAPGYRVNVRSGPGTSYSIVKVLPYDAYVPIYCQCTGTTVSGPYGTSNIWDNIANGQFVADAYVNTGRDGYVAPRCS; from the coding sequence ATGGGGGAGGGGCAGCCGCAGATGGCCACTGAAGCAATTGCCACGCGCTATCCGGTCGCACCGGGCTACCGCGTGAACGTCCGCAGCGGACCGGGCACCAGCTATTCGATCGTGAAGGTCCTGCCGTACGACGCGTACGTGCCGATCTACTGCCAGTGCACCGGCACCACGGTCAGCGGCCCGTACGGCACCAGCAACATCTGGGACAACATCGCGAACGGCCAGTTCGTCGCCGACGCGTACGTGAACACGGGCCGTGACGGCTACGTGGCGCCCCGCTGCTCCTGA